Proteins from one Planctomyces sp. SH-PL62 genomic window:
- a CDS encoding N-acetylmuramoyl-L-alanine amidase encodes MLPSSHRPSPHGLTAALGILSLASSLLLPGLTATAADGPKPGERLDRKGDEIVVCGQLFHTTSPVVLWTDPGGYDAYRVPPHFGPPDKAKEGLPTTRFGVRKNGLSEPELARVQSGGWDLPLLQRVVDQFVIHYDVCGTSQRCFRVLHDDRGLSVHFMLDIDGTIYQTLDLKEAAWHATIANGRSIGIEIANMGAYPPGRTAALDRWYEKDAEGRVKIKLPGTPESNGIHNPDALLAPAHNELVKGEIRGQVLEQYDLTQAQYDALVKLTATLCTVFPKIKPDYPRDSAGVLRLDTLSRPEFDAYQGLLGHYHIQANKTDPGPAFQWDRLIDGVRSKTSGN; translated from the coding sequence CAGGCCTGACCGCGACCGCCGCCGACGGCCCGAAGCCGGGGGAGCGGCTCGACCGCAAGGGGGACGAGATCGTCGTCTGCGGCCAGCTTTTCCATACGACGAGCCCGGTCGTCCTCTGGACGGACCCGGGCGGCTATGACGCGTACCGGGTCCCCCCGCACTTCGGTCCCCCCGACAAGGCCAAGGAGGGCCTCCCCACCACCCGCTTCGGCGTCCGCAAGAACGGACTGTCGGAGCCCGAACTGGCTCGCGTCCAGTCCGGCGGCTGGGACCTGCCGCTGCTCCAGCGCGTCGTCGACCAGTTCGTCATCCATTACGACGTCTGCGGCACCAGCCAGCGCTGCTTTCGCGTCCTCCACGACGACCGGGGCCTGAGCGTCCACTTCATGCTCGACATCGACGGCACGATCTACCAGACCCTCGATCTCAAGGAGGCCGCCTGGCACGCCACCATCGCCAACGGCCGCTCGATCGGCATCGAGATCGCCAACATGGGGGCCTACCCGCCCGGCCGCACCGCTGCGCTCGACCGCTGGTACGAGAAGGACGCCGAGGGCCGCGTGAAGATCAAGCTGCCCGGGACCCCCGAGAGCAACGGTATCCACAACCCCGACGCGCTCCTGGCCCCGGCCCACAACGAGCTGGTCAAGGGGGAGATTCGCGGCCAGGTCCTCGAGCAGTACGACCTGACCCAGGCTCAGTACGATGCGCTCGTCAAGCTGACGGCCACCCTCTGCACGGTTTTCCCCAAGATCAAGCCCGACTATCCGAGGGACTCCGCGGGGGTCCTCCGGCTCGACACCTTGTCGCGGCCCGAGTTCGACGCCTACCAGGGGCTCCTCGGCCATTACCACATTCAAGCCAACAAGACCGACCCCGGCCCGGCCTTCCAATGGGACCGGCTCATCGACGGAGTCCGCTCGAAGACGTCAGGGAACTGA